In a single window of the Streptomyces sp. NBC_00285 genome:
- a CDS encoding PadR family transcriptional regulator produces MLELAILGFLAEGPLPGHELRRRVAQLTGYTRPVSDGSLYPAINRLTKAGLIERRADLAAGAARYVLSLTTAGRADMLQRLRKPADHEITDFTRFYVVLVFLSHLPDVTEQHAVLRRRLDFLEEPASFFYANERPLRAEEIADPYRRGMLLTARATSRAERTWLRETLGEKPPAFDTARTDSDPHAPAAPTN; encoded by the coding sequence ATGCTGGAACTCGCGATACTCGGCTTCCTCGCCGAGGGACCCCTGCCCGGACACGAGCTGCGTCGCCGCGTCGCACAGCTGACCGGTTACACGCGGCCGGTCAGTGACGGCAGCCTGTATCCGGCGATCAACCGTCTGACCAAGGCGGGCTTGATCGAGCGGCGCGCCGACCTGGCCGCAGGAGCGGCCCGATACGTGCTCAGCCTGACCACGGCCGGACGGGCCGACATGCTTCAGCGCCTGCGCAAGCCCGCCGACCACGAGATCACCGACTTCACCCGGTTCTACGTCGTCCTGGTATTCCTCTCCCACCTGCCCGACGTGACCGAACAGCACGCGGTGCTGCGCAGACGGCTGGACTTCCTGGAAGAACCGGCGAGCTTCTTCTACGCCAACGAGCGGCCCCTGCGTGCCGAGGAGATCGCCGACCCCTACCGACGCGGCATGCTGCTCACCGCCCGCGCCACCAGCCGCGCCGAACGGACCTGGCTGCGCGAGACCCTCGGCGAGAAGCCGCCCGCATTCGACACCGCACGCACCGACAGTGATCCGCATGCGCCCGCCGCTCCCACGAACTGA